A portion of the Oscillospiraceae bacterium genome contains these proteins:
- a CDS encoding penicillin-binding protein — protein MGQEAIPISSNEMRKIHRGGEGSSSQSAAGRKVNVSQSRREQPVREPGKPGKAPKEPKEKAKHPILRFIGRTIATLLCLGIMAGSLLAVGMVFYVVQATANDGDLLDLDNIQLSQSSVVMANDPDTGAQVEYATLRSSNSHRVWADLEQIPTNLQYAFICTEDKDFYNEPGVNFKRTIGAMVNEYLLPIYSSKQGASTLEQQLIKNLTDDNSASGIEGALRKLREIYRALCLSRSYSKETILEAYLNTISFTGTIQGVQTAANEYFNKDVSELTLWECATIASITKNPTNYNPYTNPENLINRRNFIMYNMWQQGVISEEDYRNAAAQPLTLAEDDSDKKNTSVTSYFTDALFQEVVEDIMAKEGISEADAQKMLYTGGFTIEATVNTKLQSQMENLMLNTNDAYFPAGWHEEEVTSISDDDVQVMNEDGTPKTRVAEDGTVYYYRNVRTQAAMVTLDYDGNVVAIVGGLGEKTKSLSLNRAYSVERQTGSTIKPIGAYALGVEYGLVNWSTMLNNSPLYQKQDMVIRDEDYCRKNGLMGLSDKQLRAYPNAWRSWPRNYGGNYGDNSDVPLWNGLARSLNTIAVRVGDLVGASNIFNFLYNTLQLTTLDPANDVGLAQMVMGSQTKGVTPMALAAAFQIFYDGEYTTPHLYTRVLDRDGNIYLENNATSYQALTSDTAYVMNRLLKNVLYSSVGTASGRYPKSNGMEAFGKTGTASDEKDLWFVGGTPYYVTAVWWGYDAPYDMTKTLTKKQAKTSTCVMAWKALMEQAQADLPYKSFPASSGVVERRYCTQSGLLAGSSCPSTAVGYYRADDLPDTCTYSHGAPTQAADPAAPAEEAPQQTVIPTDTSNLDTD, from the coding sequence ATGGGTCAGGAGGCGATCCCTATCTCCAGCAATGAGATGAGAAAGATCCACCGGGGCGGCGAAGGCAGTTCTTCGCAGTCTGCGGCGGGACGTAAGGTAAATGTGAGCCAGAGCCGCCGGGAGCAGCCGGTCAGGGAACCCGGGAAGCCCGGAAAGGCTCCGAAGGAACCGAAGGAAAAGGCAAAGCACCCGATCCTGCGGTTCATCGGCCGCACCATTGCCACCCTGCTGTGCCTGGGCATCATGGCCGGCAGCCTGCTGGCCGTGGGTATGGTGTTCTATGTGGTGCAGGCCACGGCCAACGACGGCGACCTGCTGGACCTGGACAACATCCAGCTGAGCCAGTCCAGCGTGGTCATGGCCAACGATCCGGACACCGGTGCACAGGTGGAGTATGCCACCCTGCGCTCCTCCAACAGCCACCGCGTGTGGGCCGACCTGGAGCAGATCCCCACCAACCTGCAGTATGCATTCATCTGCACCGAGGACAAGGATTTCTACAACGAGCCGGGCGTCAACTTCAAACGCACCATTGGTGCCATGGTCAATGAGTATCTGCTGCCCATCTACAGCTCCAAGCAGGGTGCTTCCACGCTGGAGCAGCAGCTCATCAAGAACCTGACCGATGACAACAGCGCCAGCGGTATTGAGGGCGCTCTGCGTAAGCTGCGTGAGATCTACCGCGCCCTCTGCCTGAGCCGCAGCTACTCCAAGGAGACCATCCTGGAGGCGTACCTGAACACCATCAGCTTCACCGGCACCATCCAGGGCGTTCAGACGGCGGCCAACGAGTACTTCAACAAGGATGTCAGCGAGCTGACCCTGTGGGAGTGTGCCACCATCGCTTCCATCACCAAGAACCCCACCAACTACAACCCCTACACCAACCCTGAGAACCTGATCAACCGCCGAAACTTCATCATGTACAACATGTGGCAGCAGGGGGTCATCAGCGAGGAGGACTACCGCAACGCCGCCGCCCAGCCGCTGACGCTGGCGGAGGACGACAGCGACAAGAAGAACACCTCCGTGACCTCTTACTTCACCGATGCACTGTTCCAGGAAGTGGTGGAGGACATCATGGCCAAGGAGGGCATCTCGGAGGCGGACGCCCAGAAGATGCTGTACACCGGCGGCTTTACCATCGAGGCCACCGTGAACACCAAGCTGCAGTCCCAGATGGAAAACCTGATGCTGAACACCAACGACGCTTACTTCCCGGCCGGCTGGCATGAGGAAGAGGTGACCTCCATTTCGGACGACGACGTGCAGGTGATGAACGAGGACGGCACCCCCAAGACCCGCGTTGCCGAGGACGGCACCGTGTATTATTACCGCAACGTGCGCACCCAGGCGGCCATGGTCACGCTGGACTACGACGGCAACGTGGTGGCCATCGTGGGCGGTCTGGGCGAAAAGACCAAGAGCCTCTCGCTGAACCGCGCCTACAGCGTGGAGCGGCAGACCGGCTCCACCATCAAGCCCATCGGCGCCTATGCACTGGGCGTGGAGTACGGGCTGGTGAACTGGTCCACCATGCTCAACAATTCGCCCCTGTACCAGAAGCAGGACATGGTCATCCGGGATGAGGACTACTGCCGCAAGAACGGCCTGATGGGCCTTTCCGACAAGCAGCTCCGTGCCTACCCCAACGCCTGGCGCAGCTGGCCCCGCAACTACGGCGGCAACTACGGCGACAACAGCGATGTGCCGCTGTGGAACGGCCTGGCCCGCTCCCTGAACACCATTGCGGTGCGTGTGGGCGACCTTGTGGGCGCAAGCAACATCTTCAACTTCCTGTACAACACCCTGCAGCTGACCACGCTGGACCCCGCCAATGACGTGGGTCTGGCCCAGATGGTCATGGGCAGCCAGACCAAGGGCGTGACCCCCATGGCACTGGCGGCGGCCTTCCAGATCTTCTACGACGGTGAGTATACCACCCCGCACCTGTACACCCGTGTGCTGGACCGGGACGGCAACATCTACCTGGAAAACAACGCCACCAGCTATCAGGCCCTGACCAGCGACACTGCGTATGTCATGAACCGCCTGCTGAAGAACGTGCTGTACTCCAGCGTGGGCACCGCCAGCGGCCGCTACCCCAAATCCAACGGCATGGAAGCCTTTGGCAAGACCGGTACGGCCAGCGACGAAAAGGATCTGTGGTTCGTGGGCGGCACCCCCTACTACGTCACGGCCGTGTGGTGGGGCTACGATGCGCCCTATGACATGACCAAGACCCTGACCAAGAAGCAGGCCAAGACCAGCACCTGTGTCATGGCCTGGAAGGCTCTGATGGAGCAGGCTCAGGCAGACCTGCCGTACAAGTCTTTCCCGGCCTCGTCCGGGGTGGTGGAGCGCCGCTACTGCACCCAGAGCGGCCTGCTGGCCGGCAGCTCCTGCCCCAGCACGGCAGTGGGCTACTACCGTGCCGACGACCTGCCCGACACCTGCACCTACTCGCACGGTGCCCCCACGCAGGCAGCGGATCCGGCGGCCCCGGCAGAGGAAGCTCCCCAGCAGACTGTCATCCCCACAGATACAAGCAACCTCGATACCGACTGA
- a CDS encoding Na/Pi cotransporter family protein, producing the protein MDITHITSLLGGIALFLYGMSIMGAGLEKLAGGKMQGVLQKLTSSTIKGVIFGTLITGVIQSSAGTVVICVGLVNSGIMTLTQSVGVIMGANIGTTVTGQLIRMADISGDSLWLTLMQPKTFAPVVAFIGCIFYVFLRNAKKKNIGQIMLGFGILFTGMSLMDTGVSPLRESAAFQNLFVSMTNPILGVLVGLVVTVLIQSSSASVGILQALSSTGLVTFSSAIPIILGAHIGTAFTPLLTIGGSSKDGKRAALIHLYFNVIGSIVLLALIYAVQFTFGIPMWHDVMNKSSIANIHTLSSVCAMLLFLPCSGVLSKLAMLTVPDNAEEAQELSMPVLDERLFKSPAVALQQAKNAVVKMSRRAARNVNLAAPLLLKMDEDTVSAIKVRENLIDRMEVAISNYLIKMTDQELGDDESHAVTELLNFVTEFERIGDYAVNIMEKAEELNEKEASFSESAQKELILLEKAVERILTVTGEAFEGDDTQKAMQVEPLEEVIDVMVERLRDQHIRRLKDGVCSIDTGVVFLDVLNNVERISDHCSNVAVRMIGMEGGEDYDSHTLKSIMHHNPTKDYMLEYEQCRKEYLVPLEQMEA; encoded by the coding sequence ATGGATATCACACACATTACCTCTCTGCTGGGCGGCATTGCGTTGTTTTTGTATGGCATGTCGATCATGGGCGCGGGCCTGGAAAAGCTGGCCGGCGGCAAAATGCAGGGGGTGCTGCAAAAACTGACCTCCTCCACCATCAAAGGTGTCATTTTTGGCACCCTGATCACGGGCGTGATCCAGTCGTCGGCTGGCACGGTGGTGATCTGTGTGGGCCTGGTCAACTCCGGTATCATGACGCTGACGCAGTCGGTGGGCGTGATCATGGGTGCAAACATTGGTACGACGGTGACCGGTCAGCTGATCCGCATGGCGGATATCTCAGGCGACAGCCTGTGGCTGACCCTCATGCAGCCCAAGACGTTTGCGCCCGTGGTGGCGTTTATCGGCTGCATTTTTTATGTGTTCCTGCGCAACGCCAAAAAGAAGAACATCGGCCAGATCATGCTGGGCTTCGGCATCCTGTTCACCGGCATGAGCCTGATGGACACCGGCGTGTCCCCCCTGCGGGAAAGCGCCGCGTTCCAGAACCTGTTTGTCTCCATGACCAACCCCATCCTGGGCGTGCTGGTGGGCCTGGTGGTCACGGTGCTCATCCAGTCCTCCTCGGCGTCGGTGGGCATCCTGCAGGCACTGTCCAGTACGGGCCTGGTCACCTTCAGTTCGGCCATCCCCATCATCCTGGGTGCCCACATCGGCACGGCCTTCACCCCGCTGCTCACCATCGGCGGTTCCTCCAAGGACGGCAAGCGCGCCGCCCTCATCCACCTGTACTTCAACGTGATCGGCAGCATCGTACTGCTGGCCCTGATCTATGCGGTGCAGTTCACCTTCGGCATCCCCATGTGGCATGACGTGATGAACAAGAGCTCCATCGCAAACATCCACACCCTGTCCAGTGTGTGTGCCATGCTGCTGTTCCTGCCGTGCAGCGGGGTGCTGTCCAAGCTGGCCATGCTCACGGTGCCGGACAACGCTGAGGAAGCGCAGGAACTGAGCATGCCGGTGCTGGACGAGCGTCTGTTCAAGAGCCCGGCCGTGGCCCTGCAGCAAGCCAAGAACGCGGTGGTCAAAATGTCCCGCCGTGCCGCCCGCAACGTCAATCTGGCTGCGCCGCTGCTGCTGAAGATGGACGAGGACACCGTGAGCGCCATCAAGGTGCGGGAGAACCTCATCGACCGCATGGAGGTGGCCATCTCCAATTACCTTATTAAGATGACCGATCAGGAGCTGGGCGATGACGAGAGCCATGCCGTGACCGAGCTGCTGAACTTTGTCACCGAGTTCGAGCGCATCGGCGACTATGCCGTGAACATCATGGAAAAGGCCGAGGAGCTGAACGAGAAGGAGGCCTCCTTCTCCGAGAGCGCCCAGAAGGAACTCATCCTGCTGGAAAAGGCCGTGGAGCGCATCCTGACCGTGACCGGCGAGGCCTTTGAGGGCGACGACACCCAGAAGGCCATGCAGGTGGAGCCGCTGGAAGAGGTGATCGACGTGATGGTGGAGCGCCTGCGCGACCAGCACATCCGCCGCCTGAAGGACGGCGTGTGCTCCATCGACACCGGCGTGGTGTTCCTGGACGTGCTGAACAACGTGGAGCGCATCTCCGACCACTGCTCCAATGTGGCCGTGCGTATGATCGGCATGGAGGGCGGCGAGGATTACGACTCCCACACCCTCAAGAGCATCATGCACCACAACCCCACCAAGGACTACATGCTGGAGTACGAGCAGTGCCGCAAGGAGTACCTTGTGCCGCTGGAGCAGATGGAAGCCTGA
- a CDS encoding CBS domain-containing protein, whose translation MNILFFLSPKQDLMYVYDDFTLRQTLEKWENNRYASIPVLNRRGEYVGTLTEGDILWGLKKYHGLDLEAAEDVPISAFPHKRDYKAVTVTTSMDQLIEAAMNQNFVPVVDDRGIFIGIVRRQAIIRYCYEKSRAEEAPQPGRVVPEYAAAH comes from the coding sequence ATGAACATTCTGTTTTTCCTCTCCCCCAAGCAGGATCTGATGTACGTTTACGACGATTTTACCCTCCGGCAGACGCTGGAAAAATGGGAGAACAACCGCTACGCCTCCATCCCGGTGCTCAACCGCCGGGGCGAGTATGTGGGCACCCTGACCGAGGGAGACATCCTCTGGGGGCTGAAAAAATACCACGGGCTGGATCTGGAAGCCGCAGAGGACGTGCCCATCTCGGCTTTTCCCCACAAGCGGGATTACAAGGCGGTGACCGTGACCACCAGCATGGACCAGCTGATCGAAGCCGCCATGAACCAGAACTTTGTGCCCGTGGTGGATGACCGGGGCATCTTCATTGGCATCGTGCGCCGGCAGGCCATCATCCGCTACTGCTACGAAAAGTCCCGCGCGGAGGAAGCGCCGCAGCCCGGCCGTGTGGTGCCGGAATACGCCGCCGCCCACTGA
- a CDS encoding Asp23/Gls24 family envelope stress response protein, with protein MITSRFPLGDVSFTAGYFSTLVGEATKHCYGVAAMAPRDMTDAVRSLVHGSDYSEKGVRVTQENGRLVIELHIAVSYGLNISTAARSISHRVKDEVEQATGLKVARVVVSVDDVIA; from the coding sequence ATGATCACTTCCCGTTTCCCGCTGGGAGATGTCAGCTTTACCGCCGGGTATTTTTCGACCCTCGTGGGTGAGGCGACCAAACACTGCTACGGCGTTGCCGCAATGGCACCCCGTGATATGACCGACGCTGTGCGCAGCCTGGTCCATGGTTCCGATTATTCCGAAAAGGGTGTCCGCGTCACGCAGGAGAATGGACGTCTCGTGATCGAGCTGCACATCGCTGTCAGCTATGGGCTGAACATTTCCACCGCTGCCCGCAGCATCTCGCACCGCGTCAAGGACGAAGTCGAGCAGGCCACCGGCCTGAAGGTCGCCCGCGTGGTGGTCTCGGTGGACGATGTGATCGCCTGA
- a CDS encoding DAK2 domain-containing protein codes for MISGKILRDAIISGANNINNQRSRVDELNVFPVPDGDTGTNMGMTVGASVRELEALDDSCTVGEAAKTAASAMLRGARGNSGVITSLLFRGFSKALEGKKEADVADIVAALQKGVEGAYKAVMKPTEGTILTVARVASEKAAASDAADVPALWDVVMAAGQEALDDTPNLLPVLKKAGVVDAGGQGILIIFEGMGKVFHGEPIVAGGEAAPNKAKLSTENAGKGVFTDDLMKVEDIKNGYCTQFLINKYEGASAAKMRAFAESNGDSVVCIEDDDVINLHVHTADPGKILSEAIKYGYLTNFKIENMHEQFLARQKQGKSLEKQASAEKAPSQASEFVYAAVDPSRDYGFVAVAAGEGLKSVFTDLAADAVVSGGQTMNPSTEDILAAIQSVPAKTVFVLPNNKNIIMAAEQAEKLADRQVVVLPTRTVPMGITAMLNFDPSVNAETNTINMMAAADKVSTGLITYAARDSEYDGKRIKKGEIMALENGKIVSTSTDITKATYRLARGMCKKDSSFVTIISGCDVSDEDAEKVTEMVKAKCPNHVEVSHIRGGQPVYYYMISVE; via the coding sequence ATGATTTCTGGTAAGATCCTGCGCGACGCCATCATTTCCGGCGCCAACAACATCAACAATCAGCGCTCCCGCGTGGATGAGCTGAACGTCTTCCCCGTCCCGGACGGCGACACCGGCACCAACATGGGCATGACCGTGGGTGCTTCCGTGCGCGAGCTGGAAGCCCTGGATGACAGCTGCACCGTGGGCGAAGCCGCCAAGACCGCTGCTTCCGCCATGCTGCGCGGTGCCCGCGGCAACTCCGGCGTCATCACCAGCCTGCTGTTCCGCGGCTTCTCCAAGGCGCTGGAAGGCAAGAAGGAAGCTGACGTGGCCGACATCGTGGCTGCCCTGCAGAAGGGCGTCGAGGGTGCCTACAAGGCCGTGATGAAGCCCACCGAGGGCACCATTCTCACCGTGGCCCGCGTGGCCAGCGAAAAGGCTGCCGCCAGCGATGCCGCCGACGTGCCCGCCCTGTGGGACGTTGTGATGGCTGCCGGTCAGGAAGCCCTGGACGACACCCCCAACCTGCTGCCCGTCCTGAAGAAGGCCGGCGTCGTGGACGCAGGCGGTCAGGGCATCCTGATCATCTTTGAGGGCATGGGCAAGGTGTTCCACGGCGAGCCCATCGTGGCCGGCGGCGAGGCTGCCCCCAACAAGGCAAAGCTCTCCACCGAGAACGCCGGCAAGGGCGTGTTCACCGATGACCTGATGAAGGTGGAGGACATCAAGAACGGCTACTGCACCCAGTTCCTCATCAACAAGTACGAGGGTGCCAGCGCCGCCAAGATGCGTGCCTTTGCCGAGTCCAACGGCGACAGCGTGGTATGCATTGAGGACGATGATGTGATCAACCTGCATGTCCACACCGCCGACCCCGGCAAGATCCTGAGCGAGGCCATCAAGTACGGCTACCTGACCAACTTCAAGATCGAGAACATGCACGAGCAGTTCCTGGCCCGCCAGAAGCAGGGCAAGAGCCTGGAGAAGCAGGCCTCTGCCGAGAAGGCTCCCTCTCAGGCCAGCGAGTTCGTCTACGCTGCTGTGGACCCCAGCCGTGACTACGGCTTTGTGGCCGTGGCTGCCGGTGAGGGCCTGAAGTCCGTGTTCACCGACCTGGCTGCGGACGCCGTGGTCTCCGGCGGCCAGACCATGAACCCCTCCACCGAGGACATTCTGGCAGCCATCCAGAGCGTACCGGCCAAGACCGTGTTCGTTCTGCCCAACAACAAGAACATCATCATGGCCGCCGAGCAGGCCGAGAAACTGGCCGACCGTCAGGTCGTGGTTCTGCCCACCCGCACCGTGCCCATGGGCATCACCGCCATGCTGAACTTCGACCCCTCCGTGAACGCCGAGACCAACACCATCAACATGATGGCGGCTGCCGACAAGGTGTCCACCGGCCTGATCACCTACGCCGCCCGCGACAGCGAGTACGACGGCAAGCGCATCAAGAAGGGCGAGATCATGGCACTGGAGAACGGCAAGATCGTTTCCACCTCCACCGATATCACCAAGGCCACCTACCGTCTGGCCCGGGGTATGTGCAAAAAGGACTCCAGCTTCGTCACCATCATCTCCGGCTGCGACGTCAGCGATGAGGACGCCGAGAAGGTCACCGAGATGGTCAAGGCCAAGTGCCCCAACCATGTGGAGGTCAGCCACATCCGCGGCGGCCAGCCCGTGTATTATTATATGATCAGCGTGGAGTAA
- a CDS encoding type II toxin-antitoxin system HicB family antitoxin: protein MKTLNEYLAMPYRMEIVEDREEGGFVVSFPELPGCITCGETLETAVANAQDAKKAWLEAAIADGVTIQEPDSLEKYSGQFKLRMPRSLHRALAEHSQQEGISMNQYCVYLLAKNDALHAG, encoded by the coding sequence ATGAAAACGCTGAATGAATATCTTGCCATGCCCTATCGGATGGAGATCGTGGAGGACCGGGAAGAGGGCGGTTTCGTGGTTTCCTTTCCGGAGCTGCCGGGTTGCATCACCTGCGGCGAAACGCTGGAAACCGCTGTGGCGAACGCACAGGATGCCAAAAAAGCCTGGCTGGAAGCAGCCATCGCGGACGGTGTGACGATCCAGGAGCCGGATAGTCTGGAAAAATACTCCGGACAGTTCAAGCTGCGGATGCCGCGCAGCCTGCACCGCGCATTGGCAGAGCACTCCCAGCAGGAGGGCATCAGCATGAACCAATACTGTGTGTATCTGCTGGCCAAGAACGACGCTCTGCACGCGGGCTGA
- a CDS encoding type II toxin-antitoxin system HicA family toxin: MSKWDKLIARICALSKDMRFDELRKVLESYGYVMYAPRSGSSHYTFRKAGCQPITIPKHEPIKKVYVEMVRQIVESEAKNDENAE; encoded by the coding sequence ATGTCAAAATGGGATAAACTGATCGCACGCATCTGTGCACTTTCCAAAGATATGCGGTTCGATGAGCTGCGCAAGGTGCTGGAAAGCTACGGCTATGTGATGTATGCGCCCCGGAGCGGGAGCAGCCACTACACCTTCCGCAAGGCGGGGTGCCAGCCGATCACGATCCCGAAGCATGAGCCGATCAAAAAGGTATACGTTGAGATGGTGAGGCAGATCGTAGAGAGTGAGGCGAAGAACGATGAAAACGCTGAATGA